A genome region from Bufo gargarizans isolate SCDJY-AF-19 chromosome 2, ASM1485885v1, whole genome shotgun sequence includes the following:
- the FRS2 gene encoding fibroblast growth factor receptor substrate 2 — protein MGSCCSCPDKETFPDNHQNRFKVINVDDDGNELGTGVMELTENELILYTRKRDSVKWPYLCLRRYGYDSNLFSFESGRRCQTGQGIFAFKCARAEELFNMLQEIMQNNSISVVEEPVVERNPQTELDVPRTPRTPTTPGFSGSNLPNGYPRYPSFGDASSHPSSRHPSVGSTRLPSVGEESTHPLLVPEDHVHTYVNTTGVQEDPRPNAPVPLEQRLSNAEGSAVHADSISIPDHDSHVILEPEGVKFVLGPTPVQRQLMEKKQLEKLEEQQSSGKGGCSSCPNSTEWDTGYDSDERRDTPSGNKMVYENVNGLSIPPSGARRGRVPPPTPISTEVQNINNSAQRRTALINYENLPSLPPVWEARKPSKEDDDPLGPKTPALNGFHNNLDPMHNYVNTENVTVPLSAHKVEFSRRRDCTPTVFNFDIRRPSLEHRQLNYIQVDLEGGSDSDNPQTPKTPTTPLPQTPTRRTELYAVIDIERTAAMSNLQKALPRDDGTSRKTRHNSTDLPM, from the exons ATGGGTAGCTGCTGTAGCTGTCCAGATAAAGAAACTTTCCCAGATAACCACCAGAACAGGTTTAAG GTTATTAATGTGGATGATGATGGTAATGAGCTGGGCACTGGAGTAATGGAGCTAACGGAAAATGAGCTCATCTTGTATACACGCAAGCGGGACTCTGTTAAATGGCCTTACCTTTGCCTGCGCCGTTATGGATACGATTCAAATCTTTTCTCTTTTGAAAGTGGGCGACGCTGTCAGACTGGACAAG gaataTTTGCTTTTAAATGTGCCCGTGCCGAAGAGCTGTTCAATATGTTGCAAGAAATCATGCAGAATAATAGTATAAGTGTTGTTGAAGAACCAGTGGTGGAAAGAAATCCTCAAACCGAGCTTGATGTGCCAAGGACCCCACGCACTCCAACAA CTCCTGGCTTTAGTGGTTCAAATTTACCCAATGGATATCCACGTTACCCATCCTTTGGTGATGCATCTTCTCACCCGTCTAGTAGACATCCATCAGTGGGTAGCACACGCCTTCCTTCTGTAGGAGAGGAGTCTACCCACCCTCTACTTGTTCCTGAAGACCAT GTGCACACGTATGTAAACACAACTGGTGTACAAGAAGACCCAAGGCCCAACGCACCAGTGCCACTTGAGCAACGCCTTTCCAATGCAGAGGGAAGCGCAGTCCATGCAGATTCCATTTCCATTCCTGATCATGACTCCCATGTCATCCTAGAGCCCGAAGGTGTGAAGTTTGTTTTAGGACCAACCCCTGTTCAGAGACAATTAATGGAAAAAAAGCAACTGGAGAAACTTGAGGAGCAACAAAGCAGTGGAAAAGGTGGCTGCAGTAGCTGTCCTAATAGCACAGAGTGGGACACTGGTTATGACAGTGACGAACGCCGAGATACGCCTTCTGGCAATAAAATGGTATATGAAAACGTTAATGGTTTGTCAATTCCTCCATCTGGGGCAAGAAGAGGACGTGTTCCACCACCTACACCTATCTCGACAGAGGTGCAAAACATCAACAACTCTGCCCAGAGGAGGACTGCATTAATAAACTATGAAAACTTACCATCTCTCCCTCCTGTTTGGGAAGCCCGAAAGCCCAgtaaggaggatgatgacccTTTAGGACCAAAGACACCAGCTCTTAATGGTTTTCACAATAACCTAGACCCAATGCATAACTATGTGAACACAGAGAATGTGACTGTTCCATTAAGTGCTCACAAAGTTGAGTTTTCTAGGCGTCGGGACTGTACACCAACAGTTTTTAATTTTGATATAAGACGCCCGAGTTTAGAACACAGGCAGCTTAATTATATACAGGTTGATTTAGAAGGTGGTAGTGACTCTGACAACCCTCAGACACCTAAGACCCCAACCACTCCACTCCCTCAAACTCCTACTAGACGCACGGAGCTGTATGCTGTAATAGACATTGAAAGAACTGCTGCTATGTCCAACCTGCAGAAAGCACTGCCACGCGATGACGGTACTTCTAGAAAGACTAGGCACAACAGTACTGATCTACCCATGTGA